One region of Eremothecium gossypii ATCC 10895 chromosome II, complete sequence genomic DNA includes:
- the TIM22 gene encoding translocation channel protein TIM22 (Syntenic homolog of Saccharomyces cerevisiae YDL217C (TIM22)): MVYRGFGLEHISPPVNKPFAEMTPEEQGERGAQMMMEFMTSCPGKSAISGVTGFALGGVFGLFMASMAYDTPLHTPAPVGAGPGAGIPGAPTLQQMADLPLKQQIKIQFADMGRRAYSSAKNFGYIGMIYSGVECTIESLRAKNDLYNGVAAGCLTGGGLAYKSGPSAALIGCAGFAAFSTAIDLYMRSENGRPPKNDFDE; encoded by the coding sequence ATGGTGTACCGTGGATTCGGTCTGGAGCACATATCTCCGCCGGTGAATAAGCCTTTTGCCGAAATGACACCCGAAGAGCAGGGTGAGCGGGGCGCACAAATGATGATGGAGTTCATGACGTCGTGCCCGGGCAAGTCGGCGATCAGTGGTGTAACAGGTTTCGCACTCGGTGGTGTTTTTGGTCTCTTCATGGCATCCATGGCCTACGACACGCCGCTACACACACCGGCTCCGGTTGGCGCGGGACCTGGGGCAGGAATCCCCGGCGCGCCcacgctgcagcagatGGCAGACCTGCCGCTCAAGCAGCAGATCAAAATACAGTTCGCGGATATGGGGCGCAGAGCATATTCGAGTGCCAAGAACTTCGGGTACATTGGTATGATCTACTCCGGGGTTGAGTGCACAATCGAGTCGCTCCGCGCCAAAAACGATTTATACAACGGCGTTGCTGCAGGCTGCTTGACGGGCGGGGGCTTGGCATACAAGAGCGGGCCGTCTGCGGCGCTCATCGGGTGTGCAGGCTTTGCGGCATTTTCCACTGCTATTGACCTGTATATGAGAAGCGAGAACGGCAGGCCGCCCAAAAATGACTTTGACGAATGA
- the KAR1 gene encoding Kar1p (Syntenic homolog of Saccharomyces cerevisiae YNL188W (KAR1)) encodes MSTSSGRPRGHQEPMGSAYLPSKKSRLMSENRVSKINRLYEDVQKRKSRPGAEHAHRDSVVSNSSTSVLTVEGGLEDATMLQGLLDRGPRAYGDLTLRPPAVRPLRPRTLSPGRLRESLQSPLTSDADSMADEEEDLKLTPKLRSRRSIIRMSAESTPYRYALEERTRPTNKKSTTRMQLRSQLGQPLPLGYIAHAATRPRAEDTHRVDLESRLRNIMQKDRTSFEKRLQQIRQGYHELPIGIQDDALSLQNKTRESEASETTISFRDNTGVVAETEVLRSELNRHAQKLDEVLTLLRSTPTNSHAELISWSACVIILLLCNVYVYYYFP; translated from the coding sequence ATGAGCACATCAAGCGGGAGGCCGCGGGGCCATCAGGAGCCGATGGGGTCAGCATACCTACCGTCAAAGAAGTCGCGCCTAATGAGCGAAAATCGAGTCTCAAAGATTAACCGGTTGTATGAGGATGTGCAGAAACGCAAAAGCAGGCCAGGCGCAGAGCATGCGCATAGAGACTCAGTGGTTTCAAATAGCTCGACAAGCGTACTAACAGTCGAAGGAGGGCTGGAAGACGCGACTATGTTGCAGGGGCTTCTAGATCGAGGACCAAGGGCATACGGGGACCTGACGCTGCGACCGCCGGCTGTTCGCCCACTACGACCTCGCACGCTGTCGCCAGGGCGCCTACGAGAGAGCCTGCAGAGTCCCCTAACGTCGGATGCCGACTCAATGGccgacgaggaggaggatCTGAAGCTGACACCGAAACTGCGGTCGCGCAGGAGCATCATTCGCATGTCTGCAGAGAGCACTCCGTATCGCTATGCACTCGAGGAGCGAACGCGACCCACGAACAAGAAAAGCACTACCCGCATGCAGCTGCGGTCGCAGCTGGGACAACCACTACCGCTGGGCTACATTGCACACGCAGCGacccgcccgcgcgctgAAGACACCCACCGCGTGGACCTGGAGTCGCGCTTGCGCAATATCATGCAAAAGGACCGCACCTCGTTCGAGAAGCGGTTGCAACAGATACGACAAGGCTATCATGAACTCCCGATTGGAATCCAGGACGACGCGCTCAGTCTCCAGAATAAAACGCGTGAGAGCGAAGCGTCCGAAACAACAATATCGTTCCGTGATAATACCGGCGTCGTTGCGGAAACCGAAGTCCTCCGTTCCGAGCTCAACAGACACGCACAGAAACTTGACGAGGTTCTCACTCTACTCCGATCGACCCCCACAAACTCCCACGCTGAGCTTATCTCGTGGTCTGCATGCGTCATCATCCTACTACTGTGCAACGTATACGTGTATTATTACTTCCCATGA
- the SWT21 gene encoding Swt21p (Syntenic homolog of Saccharomyces cerevisiae YNL187W (SWT21)) → MNILAHTGDIFHGRGKLHASLKEQQVWDDLRRPGHDVPQLPRPQGYTASQPIYKRLPVVCRGLTWSFDGSSLVAVHEDCGIRQYAVCEEQGPVMAPVQRFFKPQAIISHAVHPQNSLFQADSSLNVVVVSCKDMPYQLYPLHSNPDQPARALQTYNSASESTEEFRAAYAMDFLDDAHFLAGSTRNTVSLFDASRRESIWVSSATRRGCGRGQHKAIVSCFDEANERRDCVRYAGTYRSELLRIDPRTSSISSWKAIQDKSRGIYQVLQSNNGHYFYIMKRYSNSITVLDSRKSMAIVNQFKLPFQTHAQKLRGTYSTRHGLLIGDEAGRILQWAPEVVEFGGIDRSGSVPSYGIGETGITHVCAEGSRINIIEKNPADSDIFAISYSPDKYGEDVSCNAGILLMRL, encoded by the coding sequence ATGAACATATTGGCGCATACGGGTGATATCTTCCACGGCCGAGGCAAGCTTCACGCGAGTCTAaaggagcagcaggtgtGGGACGACTTAAGGCGACCTGGGCACGATGtcccgcagctgccgcgACCGCAAGGATATACGGCAAGCCAACCCATTTACAAAAGACTTCCCGTGGTGTGCCGTGGATTAACGTGGTCCTTTGATGGGTCATCGTTGGTGGCCGTGCATGAGGACTGTGGCATACGACAGTACGCGGTGTGCGAGGAGCAAGGGCCAGTGATGGCCCCTGTTCAAAGGTTTTTTAAGCCCCAGGCCATCATCTCGCACGCAGTGCATCCGCAAAACTCGCTATTCCAGGCGGACTCATCGCTGAACGTCGTAGTTGTGTCTTGCAAGGACATGCCGTATCAATTGTATCCTCTACACAGCAACCCAGACCAACCCGCGCGTGCTCTACAGACGTACAACTCTGCCAGTGAGTCTACTGAGGAGTTTCGTGCCGCGTATGCGATGGACTTTCTTGATGACGCGCACTTTCTTGCGGGATCCACGCGCAATACGGTGTCGCTCTTTGACGCCTCGCGCAGGGAGAGTATATGGGTATCTTCTGCCACGCGGAGGGGCTGTGGTCGGGGGCAACACAAAGCCATTGTTTCGTGCTTTGATGAGGCAAACGAGCGGCGCGACTGTGTTCGATACGCGGGGACGTACAGGTCTGAGCTTCTTAGAATTGACCCGCGAACGTCCAGTATCTCCTCCTGGAAAGCGATACAGGATAAATCCCGTGGTATCTACCAGGTGTTGCAGAGCAATAATGGGCACTACTTCTACATAATGAAGCGCTACTCTAATTCTATAACGGTGTTGGACTCGCGCAAGTCAATGGCCATTGTGAATCAATTCAAGCTGCCCTTCCAGACGCACGCTCAGAAGCTCCGGGGAACTTACAGCACCCGCCATGGGCTTCTGATAGGTGATGAAGCTGGGCGTATACTGCAATGGGCGCCCGAGGTTGTGGAGTTCGGCGGCATAGATAGAAGCGGTAGCGTGCCAAGCTACGGTATCGGCGAAACTGGGATCACACACGTCTGTGCCGAGGGCTCCCGGATCAATATTATAGAGAAAAACCCAGCAGACAGCGATATATTCGCGATTTCCTACTCTCCAGATAAATACGGCGAAGACGTTTCCTGCAATGCGGGGATCCTGCTTATGCGGCTATAG
- the RRI1 gene encoding COP9 signalosome catalytic subunit RRI1 (Syntenic homolog of Saccharomyces cerevisiae YDL216C (RRI1)), whose amino-acid sequence MDTPSAALHRHTVGQLRKLLLHREGSAGCGRLQPALDGSQPLDSPLSTVPSSRSQVRVQQELWKQDPTYFQKAALSALACMKILRHAFDGGDMEVLGMLLGYVQDEMIVVVDSYRLPVEGTETRVNAQMESYEYTVQYLETAVPEGLAIVGWYHSHPGYGCWLSGIDAETQTLNQNFQDPYLAIVVDPKRSKASGVIDIGAFRTMPETADTRSVSSHSNASRYGHHSARYYELEVSYFEVPQERRWCDSRLSVEPPKPADATERAMLAQLLEAAKACKNVKRLQTVDRALVPESIGPYALREQADQDLQFRRPLRSFSSNSIARRSSTEVALGNANEELDPLPTLADANLRNHDSPSADMAMDNTSISSNEEQPHLTFQESSGVQLNAAETEYFDIKNELLTLKLLEYQKARFYRDAFTL is encoded by the coding sequence ATGGACACACCTAGCGCAGCGCTGCATAGACATACTGTCGGGCAGCTGCGGAAATTGCTACTGCACCGAGAGGGTTCTGCGGGCTGTGGACGCTTGCAGCCGGCTTTAGATGGGTCACAGCCGTTGGACTCTCCACTCAGCACCGTGCCCTCGTCGCGCAGCCAGGTGCGCGTGCAGCAGGAATTGTGGAAGCAGGATCCAACATACTTCCAGAAGGCGGCGCTGTCGGCACTGGCATGTATGAAGATACTGCGACATGCCTTTGATGGCGGAGACATGGAAGTGCTCGGTATGCTGCTGGGGTATGTGCAAGATGAGATGATAGTTGTGGTGGATTCGTATAGGCTGCCTGTGGAGGGCACCGAAACGCGGGTGAACGCGCAGATGGAATCCTATGAGTACACGGTGCAGTACCTGGAGACGGCGGTGCCAGAGGGGCTCGCGATAGTGGGCTGGTACCACTCGCATCCGGGATATGGATGCTGGCTGAGTGGCATTGATGCGGAGACTCAGACGCTCAATCAGAACTTCCAGGACCCGTATCTGGCGATTGTAGTTGATCCTAAACGCTCCAAGGCTAGTGGGGTCATTGACATTGGCGCGTTCCGGACGATGCCCGAGACCGCGGACACGAGATCAGTGTCCTCGCACTCAAACGCCTCGCGTTACGGACACCACTCGGCCCGGTATTATGAGCTGGAAGTTTCGTACTTTGAAGTGCCGCAGGAAAGGCGATGGTGCGACTCGAGGCTGTCGGTCGAGCCACCTAAGCCTGCTGATGCCACCGAGAGGGCCATGCTGGCGCAGTTGCTGGAAGCAGCGAAGGCGTGCAAAAACGTCAAACGCCTGCAAACAGTAGATAGAGCCCTAGTCCCGGAATCGATCGGGCCATACGCACTTCGCGAACAGGCAGACCAAGATCTGCAATTCCGGCGTCCTCTGCGCTCATTCTCTAGCAACAGTATTGCCCGCAGGAGCAGCACTGAAGTCGCATTGGGGAATGCGAATGAAGAGCTAGACCCCTTGCCCACCCTTGCAGATGCGAACCTTCGTAACCATGACAGTCCATCCGCAGATATGGCTATGGATAACACGAGTATTTCTAGCAACGAAGAGCAGCCTCATCTGACATTCCAAGAATCTTCCGGTGTGCAACTTAATGCCGCAGAGACCGAGTATTTTGACATAAAGAATGAATTACTGACCTTGAAGTTACTGGAATATCAAAAAGCAAGGTTTTACAGAGATGCGTTCACGCTATAG